Proteins encoded by one window of Amaranthus tricolor cultivar Red isolate AtriRed21 chromosome 4, ASM2621246v1, whole genome shotgun sequence:
- the LOC130810723 gene encoding uncharacterized protein LOC130810723: MESSSPSQEQTPTQISTPSQIPTTLERLSESDILTLEHDPGLRRRISDFHVDDRELIRCEYIRRGPCQPKNKDFPYTYFGKKCGSKTKNVAYCFACYLFKNDNVYCAGDAVVRGGFNTWGKVDSFEKHFGGHMSTHNNAL, translated from the exons ATGGAATCATCTAGTCCAAGTCAAGAACAAACTCCCACTCAAATTTCCACTCCAAGTCAAATTCCCACAACTTTGGAGAGACTAAGTGAAAGTGATATTCTTACACTTGAACATGATCCTGGATTGAGGAGGAGAATATCTGACTTTCATGTGGATGATAGGGAGTTAATAAGGTGTGAGTACATTCGAAGAGGTCCATGTCAACCTAAAAACAAAGATTTTCCCTACACATACTTTGGAAAGAAATGTGGAAG CAAAACTAAAAATGTTGCCTATTGTTTTGCTtgctatttatttaaaaatgataatgtttattgtGCGGGAGATGCTGTTGTTAGAGGTGGGTTTAATACTTGGGGTAAAGTTGATTCTTTTGAAAAACATTTTGGAGGTCATATGAGTACTCATAATAATGCTTTATAG
- the LOC130809794 gene encoding transcription factor bHLH110 isoform X1, whose product MCGINMDSTNLHNHHLHEDELVIGSSNAEASFPSPCFSIANNEHSWRNSPTFFLNNGNIQETCAEVTPSSLNNPIIQYMGYSWSNDPISINQSSSHQENDHQLKEEPSPSTSSDHHHHHSNSNLMTFSDMLNSSLTSPNEMLLLNNPMISNNRKLHQHQPSNSAFPSSIQYQNSKGMSTTFSHIFPSINISNMSSSTLSSSSSSSSSSIDQMANNLQGGFDLFTTARLLSGESLNHCTSPNIHLLELFEGRPQLSIDQDLQQSNDQIKLSDIANNNLSSLSNNGVPAETNILVQKSAPQMPSKKQRFDSSRPSCPPFKVRKEKLGDRIAALQQLVAPFGKTDTASVLMEAIGYIKFLQSQVETLSVPYMKLASSSNNSSNTQRGVEKNEYGEDEETKVRDLRSRGLCLVPLSCMSYINIATDAINGAIWPPTNFNPASGF is encoded by the exons ATGTGTGGTATAAACATGGATTCTACAAATCTCCataatcatcatcttcatgAAGATGAACTTGTAATTGGTTCCTCAAATGCAGAAGCTTCTTTTCCTTCTCCATGTTTTAGTATTGCAAATAATGAGCATTCTTGGAGGAATTCTCCCACTTTTTTCTT GAATAATGGAAATATTCAAGAAACTTGTGCTGAAGTTACTCCATCCTCCCTCAATAATCCCATAATACAATACATGGGTTATTCATGGTCTAACGATCCCATAAGTATTAATCAATCATCTTCTCATCAAGAAAATGATCATCAACTCAAGGAAGAACCTTCACCTTCAACATCCtcagatcatcatcatcatcacagtAATTCTAATTTAATGACATTTAGTGACATGTTAAACTCCTCCTTAACTTCTCCAAATGAAATGTTACTTCTGAATAACCCCATGATTTCTAATAATAGAAAGCTTCATCAACATCAACCATCAAATTCAGCATTTCCATCAAGTATACAATATCAAAATAGTAAGGGGATGAGTACTACTTTTAGTCACATTTTTCCAAGtataaatatttcaaacatGTCTTCATCAACATTATCTTCAAGCTCAAGCTCAAGCTCAAGCTCAATAGATCAAATGGCTAATAATTTACAAGGTGGATTTGATCTGTTTACAACCGCTAGATTATTAAGTGGAGAGAGTCTTAATCATTGTACTTCACCTAATATTCATCTTCTAGAACTGTTTGAAGGTAGACCTCAGTTGAGCATTGATCAAGATTTGCAGCAATCTAATGATCAGATCAAATTATCAGATATTGCTAATAATAAT CTTTCATCTTTAAGCAATAATGGAGTCCCAGCTGAAACAAACATTTTGGTACAGAAATCAGCTCCTCAAATGCCATCAAAAAAGCAAAGGTTTGATTCATCACGCCCTTCTTGCCCTCCATTTAAG GTTAGAAAAGAGAAATTAGGAGATAGAATCGCAGCTCTTCAACAATTAGTGGCACCCTTTGGCAAG ACAGATACAGCTTCGGTTTTGATGGAAGCAATCGGATACATCAAATTCCTACAAAGTCAAGTCGAG ACACTTAGTGTTCCATATATGAAGTTGGCCTCATCAAGCAACAATAGCTCCAATACTCAAAGG GGCGTTgagaagaatgaatatggtgaAGATGAAGAGACAAAAGTGCGAGACCTTAGAAGCCGTGGGTTGTGTCTAGTGCCGCTATCATGCAtgtcatatataaatatagcaACAGATGCTATTAATGGTGCTATTTGGCCACCTACTAATTTTAATCCTGCATCTGGcttctaa
- the LOC130809796 gene encoding cyclin-T1-4, which produces MTGSSQNSSDAFREDIPANQIGTRGWYFTKEEIDNHSPSRKDGIDRATESSLRRSYCSFLQDLSKMLRVNTLTTATAMMFCHRFYMRQSHTKNDWQTVATACMFLATKAEDCFRPLRDVTLVAYVLIHKWDPSAAERIKQQKIYDKQKELILAAENLLLVTIAFDFSIQHPYIPLVNALKLLQITNNVVAMAAWNLLNEWYKTTLCLQYKPHYIAAASLSIPAILLNFKLPRVEGKPWWLSFDVSPVKLQEVILQMLLYFKPNGNVNVTPVDINAMNPSKIENATSQSSPISILVGLEPREDSAPVASQEQKSNSCKYVQKGTRAISDKVMLKAASGHDENQKPTGMPQ; this is translated from the exons ATGACTGGGAGTTCTCAGAACAGCAGTGATGCATTCCGTGAAGATATCCCAGCTAACCAAATCGGTACACGTGGCTGGTACTTCACCAAAGAAGAAATAGACAATCATTCTCCATCTAGGAAAGATGGGATTGACCGAGCCACGGAATCTTCATTGCGTAGATCATATTGTTCTTTTCTGCAAGATCTCAGCAAGATGCTTCGAGT GAACACTTTAACAACAGCGACTGCGATGATGTTCTGTCACAGATTTTATATGCGCCAATCTCATACAAAGAATGACTGGCAG ACGGTTGCAACTGCTTGCATGTTCCTCGCTACCAAAGCGGAAGACTGCTTTCGTCCACTGAGGGATGTTACCTTGGTGGCATATGTGCTGATCCATAAATGGGATCCTTCTGCTGCTGAGAGGATCAAACAACAG AAAATTTATGATAAGCAGAAGGAGCTAATTCTTGCTGCTGAGAACCTTTTATTGGTGACAATTGCCTTTGATTTCAGTATCCAACACCCATATATACCCCTTGTCAATGCCTTAAAGCTATTGCAGATTACAAACAATGTTGTAGCTATGGCTGCTTGGAATCTTTTGAATGAATG GTATAAAACAACTTTGTGCTTGCAGTATAAACCCCATTACATTGCTGCAGCTTCTTTGTCAATTCCAGCCATACTTCTCAATTTCAAACTTCCAAGAGTAGAAGGAAAGCCTTGGTGGCTGTCTTTTGATGTATCACCCGTGAAACTTCAAG AAGTTATATTACAAATGCTTCTGTATTTTAAGCCGAATGGAAACGTAAACGTAACACCAGTTGATATTAATGCAATGAACCCTTCGAAAATTGAAAATGCCACAAGTCAAAGCTCACCGATTAGCATACTGGTTGGCTTAGAACCTCGAGAAGATTCTGCTCCAGTGGCTAGCCAAGAGCAGAAATCTAATTCATGCAAGTACGTCCAAAAGGGTACAAGAGCTATAAGTGATAAAGTTATGTTGAAGGCAGCGTCAGGACATGATGAAAACCAGAAACCAACGGGAATGCCTCAATAA
- the LOC130809794 gene encoding transcription factor bHLH110 isoform X2, with protein MCGINMDSTNLHNHHLHEDELVIGSSNAEASFPSPCFSIANNEHSWRNSPTFFLNNGNIQETCAEVTPSSLNNPIIQYMGYSWSNDPISINQSSSHQENDHQLKEEPSPSTSSDHHHHHSNSNLMTFSDMLNSSLTSPNEMLLLNNPMISNNRKLHQHQPSNSAFPSSIQYQNSKGMSTTFSHIFPSINISNMSSSTLSSSSSSSSSSIDQMANNLQGGFDLFTTARLLSGESLNHCTSPNIHLLELFEGRPQLSIDQDLQQSNDQIKLSDIANNNKSAPQMPSKKQRFDSSRPSCPPFKVRKEKLGDRIAALQQLVAPFGKTDTASVLMEAIGYIKFLQSQVETLSVPYMKLASSSNNSSNTQRGVEKNEYGEDEETKVRDLRSRGLCLVPLSCMSYINIATDAINGAIWPPTNFNPASGF; from the exons ATGTGTGGTATAAACATGGATTCTACAAATCTCCataatcatcatcttcatgAAGATGAACTTGTAATTGGTTCCTCAAATGCAGAAGCTTCTTTTCCTTCTCCATGTTTTAGTATTGCAAATAATGAGCATTCTTGGAGGAATTCTCCCACTTTTTTCTT GAATAATGGAAATATTCAAGAAACTTGTGCTGAAGTTACTCCATCCTCCCTCAATAATCCCATAATACAATACATGGGTTATTCATGGTCTAACGATCCCATAAGTATTAATCAATCATCTTCTCATCAAGAAAATGATCATCAACTCAAGGAAGAACCTTCACCTTCAACATCCtcagatcatcatcatcatcacagtAATTCTAATTTAATGACATTTAGTGACATGTTAAACTCCTCCTTAACTTCTCCAAATGAAATGTTACTTCTGAATAACCCCATGATTTCTAATAATAGAAAGCTTCATCAACATCAACCATCAAATTCAGCATTTCCATCAAGTATACAATATCAAAATAGTAAGGGGATGAGTACTACTTTTAGTCACATTTTTCCAAGtataaatatttcaaacatGTCTTCATCAACATTATCTTCAAGCTCAAGCTCAAGCTCAAGCTCAATAGATCAAATGGCTAATAATTTACAAGGTGGATTTGATCTGTTTACAACCGCTAGATTATTAAGTGGAGAGAGTCTTAATCATTGTACTTCACCTAATATTCATCTTCTAGAACTGTTTGAAGGTAGACCTCAGTTGAGCATTGATCAAGATTTGCAGCAATCTAATGATCAGATCAAATTATCAGATATTGCTAATAATAAT AAATCAGCTCCTCAAATGCCATCAAAAAAGCAAAGGTTTGATTCATCACGCCCTTCTTGCCCTCCATTTAAG GTTAGAAAAGAGAAATTAGGAGATAGAATCGCAGCTCTTCAACAATTAGTGGCACCCTTTGGCAAG ACAGATACAGCTTCGGTTTTGATGGAAGCAATCGGATACATCAAATTCCTACAAAGTCAAGTCGAG ACACTTAGTGTTCCATATATGAAGTTGGCCTCATCAAGCAACAATAGCTCCAATACTCAAAGG GGCGTTgagaagaatgaatatggtgaAGATGAAGAGACAAAAGTGCGAGACCTTAGAAGCCGTGGGTTGTGTCTAGTGCCGCTATCATGCAtgtcatatataaatatagcaACAGATGCTATTAATGGTGCTATTTGGCCACCTACTAATTTTAATCCTGCATCTGGcttctaa